A stretch of DNA from Vanrija pseudolonga chromosome 6, complete sequence:
ggcgaggtaggcggcggcgtcacctGTAGTaatgcctgcctgcctgccttaCAACCACACACACATATACCTGCACACGGGGTATGCTCACAGCATGCCCTCCCATACAacaccccccaccacccacaccataGACTGCTACACATGTCATACAATGTCGCATGCACCTAGGCGAATATAGAGAGGCCGCGGACGTGGCGATCGACTGCGCCGCGGAACTGGGCGTGAGCAGTGTCAGCTGGCTTCCACCCACCTGGTCATTGTCGATGCCCTGTGTCCGGCTGTCCATCTCGATGAGGGGGTTGCGGACGACAAACTCGATAAAGGGGCCAGTGTAGAGCTGCCGCAGGACAAAGCGGAGCGAGTCGGCGAACGGGTCGGAGAGGAGGACAAACTTGTAGCCGGTGAGGGTTTCGTACAGGTGGAGGCGGTACTGTGGGGTCTTGTAGGAGGTAAAGGCTTCGTCTCTgcgcggcgagtgcgagcgaagcgagcacggcgagcaggcgcgtcagctcctctccctcctccccttctGCGGCCCACTCACTTGCCAGACAACTTCTTGACCATATTCCGCAAACTCAAAACGACGCCATAGACaagcttggcctcctcgtcgaacGGCAGGCCGGCGTTACTCCCCGCGCCAACGGCCTGGGACGGCGCGATCGGCGGGATGGGCGTGgttgcgctcctcgccgagaagatgctctcgcgcgcgtgctgcgcGCCCTGGGGCGCCGACAGCCTGTGCACTGCCGGCCGGTCGtttggcgtcgcgcgcaccgGGCGCGTGCGGTGCCAGTCGTGGTAGTAGACGCAGTCGCAgtggctgggcggggcgcgTTAGCCGAGCTgcgagggaggagggaggggacAGGGGGACGTACCGGTCAAAGATGTACAGCGAGTATATCGTCATTGTCGATGTGGTGACGGGAAGTAtgcgagctcgacgcgatAATCTCGACGTTCGTCGCGGTGAACGCGGTCGACCGTTGACAGTGACGATGGGTGTTACGGCCACGTGCACCACGTGGCCATCACGTGCACCCACGCCTTCGGCAGCTTCGGAGGCTGCCTgcgcggctcgacgccgtcggcacgGCTTGACATTTTCTGGCCGTCTCGTTCGTCAACACAAACGTttgcggcgacgacgacgacgacgataaAAGCGAGCAGCAAGATCTCGCAGTAGCACGACATGTCCGCTCTTCGGTTATCACTacgtgccgcgcgcgccgcgacaccggcgcgccgcaTCGCGCCCTCTTCCCTCCGGTATCTCTCAACGCCTCCCACAAaacccgacgccgccgcctccgccgagcccagcaccgccgccgcgcccgtccgCGACATGACGCCGACACCCATGACCTCGGCCCCGCAGTTCCCCGCCCCGTCCGACCCGTTCAACCCGTCCGAGGCGCCCGGAGCAGCCGGATACAAGGCCCCAGAGTACTCTGAGGGCACGAAGAACCTCGTCaagggcgtcgcgcgcatcaTGGGGTACAACTCCAAGGCGTCGACTGCGATCCGGGAGACGGGGCGCATGATGCGCGGGGTTGTCGAGGCTGTTGAGGCGGACAGGGCGTTTTGGTACGATGGTGAGTTTgcgagccgagcgagccgcgcagcggcgagcgaggtcgtcgtggtcgtggacgactacggcgacgacagctgccggcgccggatGTGTTGAGATACCCCCCtaaccccccccccccccccccagcCTGCACCCTCCCCCCAACCTACCAGTCCTTCTTCCAGCTGCACCTCCTCTACGTGCTCCTCCTGATCgtccgcctgcgcgcgctgcccgcgtcgggcggcgccgcgaagCACCCCATCCCCGAGCCGCTCGActcgtccgcgccgtcgcagcCGGCGTCGCACGCGCACCCCGCCATCAGCGGCGGCATCCacctcggcaaggcggcgcacgagacgtacgtcgtcgagctgctcaaccACTTCTTCGAGCTCGCCGAAAGCCAGATGCGCATGgtgctcggcaagggcgagcgcgagcgcgtgatCAAGAAGTACATGGACGAGATGGGCGAGCAGTGGAAGGGCGCGAGCACGGGCCTGGACTACATTGTTGGGCTGGGGCTGAGCGAGAGCGCGGAagaggcggcgagcgcagacgtcgagctcgccagcTGGGTCTGGCGCAACTTGTTCGCGTCACGCGGCCTCAcgccgcccgtcggcgaggcgaacgctgcggacgagctcgcgttCATCCCCCAGCTTGAGCTGGTTGTGCGCTTCGTCCGCCGCGAGCTgagccgcctcgacgcggtcagcgacgaggatgtGCTGGACGGGAACATTGGCGAGTGGGGCCGTGTGGAGCAGTAGGCGCCACGCCcgacgcgcagcggcggGTGTGCGTGAGCACAGGATGCaagacggcgagcgcagcagTAGACGACGCATCagagcatgcatgcatcaCATCTTAGAGCAATGTCGGGGACGACTGTTCATATCAGTGCCAGTGGCAGCGGTAACGGCGGGACCAAATAAGCCGAGCGACCTTTTCCGGCCTCCTCAACTGACTTCTTGGACTTTTGCGACATGAACCAGCTCGACATCTCAACAACACCCACACAACCACACGCCAtggccctcgctctcgcccgccaggccgtcgccggcccCTCGGTCCTCCGCGCGGCGTTCACGCTgccggccgtcgcgctcccGTCGCTGCGCCTGCCGAGCCTCAACGACATTCTCGAATGGGGCATCACCCTCGCCGTGCCCAAGAGCAAGATCTCGCACTCGCGCAAGAGCATGCGCAGCGCGCACAAGGGGATCAAGAACAAGACGAGTGAGTGCGAAGCGAATGCCGCGCAGCGGCATGAGTGAGCGGGGTGTGGCTGGAGGCTTGCTGTCGCAGGTCGCTCGAGCGGAGGCTGCCTGCCGACGCTGGCATCTCCTTCGCCGGCCTcacgccgaccccgcgccgcgcgtacAGCCCAGTCCCGTCCACGCCGGaacgctcgctgacgctcgcgttCCTTTACAGACCTCAACCACTGCCCCGCGTGCGGCTCGGTCAAGCTCTCGCACAACCTGTGCGCCAACTGCTTTTCGCAGATCTCGCGGCGGTGGAAGAAGGAGGCGCGGgcgcccgtcggcgagccTAGGGAATAGGTGGTCGGTGGCAagggaggagagggggggacgacgacgacgacgatagCATAGATACCCTCATTGCATGAGCATGTTCGCggcgggtggggtgggcgtgggcgagtggggcggatggggagggaggaggcaGGAAACGTGTGGCAGGACGCGGGTCTCGGCAGCTACAACACAACACGGACGCGACGCAGACAAACTTCCTCCCTAGCACGGATGACACGGCCAACGCACCCTCGCTGCGGTCttgcgcgcacgccgccccaTGTGAAGTGTTACATTGTGATATATTTGTCTCTCTCGTGCCTCCCTACTATGCCGCCGCTGGcacagccgccgcctcgtcggcgctgagCGCAGGGCGCACGCTGTCCTCGATACGCaggacctcgccgtcgtccgtgATGAGCTTGTAGCGGACTGTGGGGTGGGTTAGAGCGTGCCCAAGGGCTGGGGGACGGCTGTTTGACGGGTGCGCACAGCCGCctgccccctcctccactcACGAATTTGCCACGACGCAGCCTGCTGTGGCCGGATCGACGTGAAGAACAATGTGCCCTGCTTCTGGGAACCCTCGACACGGAACTTGAGATCGATACGGCCCTGCATCAAATTGATCTGGGGGTGTTAGGGGCCGGGGTGGCCGGTGAAGTTTCGCAGGACTCACCGATCCGTGGATCCATGGCTCGCCGAAGCCTGTGGGGTTAGCAGTGTTCATGTAgagcacggcgaggtcggtCATTGTGGCTGAGCCATAGTTGGAGATGCACACCCCAGCACCcctcgtcgtactcgccgcCACACCTCTCGGCCTACGTCGCCGCCACTCCGGCGACCCCACGTGCGCCACCTccagcgccgtgccgtgccggccGCACCACGCGTCCACTCACCCCACAGGTTCGGCGCAAacttgacgccgtcgccgagaaGGTTGGCCACCTCGGGCGAGTTGCGCAGCTGGAACGAGATCTGGCggacgaccgacgacgacaggcgCTCTGTGCATGTCAGCGGCTTGTCTTTgccccgccctcggccagTCGCCGCACTGCAGTGCAGTTGACTTCACCCCCAACTCACCATTGTTCGTAGCGTGCAGGATAAACAGTCCCCAAGCACCAAGGCCAAGAGCAGCAAGAGCGAGGTCTGTGAGGTGTAAGCGAGGCACTGGGCCTGAGCATGGTGCACGACGTACACAATGGTATCCTGTTCTGCGGCGCAAGTCAGCCAATGTCACCACGTTCCCTCTGCACGTCCCCCAGTCGCCATAAATccgagcgggcggcgcgtgtccCGCGTctcgcggcagcggcagcggcaacggctgccgccgccgcccggccccAGGCGGCcccactcgctcgccccaCGCAAACAAAATCTTCTACGCACCTTGAGGATGGGGAGGTCGCGCGGACGCTGGTAGattgcgcgcgggcgcgccggcgagttGAACACCTCCTCGTGCGGCGCCTCCGGCGTGGCCttgggcgctgggcgcgtcgccgagccgttgagcttgcgctccttctcccacGGCGTCGGGACCTTGGGCAGCCCGCGCATGTTGGGCCGGAGGTGGAtgtcgcgcggcgacgccttGCCGTCAAACGTCGTCGGCTCGactggcggccgcggcgggtgGCGTGGTCGCGAcccgtcggcatcggccgtcgtggtcgcgtacgtcgctgccgccgccggtgcgaGGCGCCAAaccgaggtggtggtggcggtggggcgcgctgctgtcgccAGCAGGGACCGACTGGCGAGGACAGGCAATCTGGTAAGCATTGTAGAGGGGGCGTGTGTGCTGTTGTAGTCGTGTGGGTTGAGCTAAAGCAAAAGACAAAAGCTGTACGCGACTGTTGACGAGCCAAGACTTGTCGATGGCCGTTtgtctcggcggcggcggcggcgttgcagGTTGCTTGCAGGAACTGCGACAGTGTCCGGTTGTTGTCGGtctcatcggcggcggccaaccATAACCACTCCACAACACCCACTCCGGCCCGAGCCAACCGCCGCGCGAACAATGACGTGGACTTGTGCCGTTTGGGAGCCCCGCTTCTGCTCTTTCAGTAGAACCGAAGAGGGCCTAGGCAGCACTGTAGCTGCTGTTCTTGCTCGCCATGACTTGTCCTATGCATGCTTTGTTGCTCGCCTCGCGATACGTTCTGCGGCGCGTCTACCGTCATTGACCATTGTCCCATCCCATCACAACGGCACTCACGCCGATCTTGGTGTGTTGGGTGCGAATCACTGCCTTCCGAGCCACGTGCGCATTGACGTGTCATTTCGGCTAGTGGCGATTGATACCACCCTGGCTGCAGATATTTCAGAACGAGGAGGTCCACCTGCCGTCAGTGGGGTGACCAGGTCGGCAACATCAAGCCCAACAACACCCACaacaccacaacaacaaaaTGGCCAAGCGTAGGAGAAAGAACAGGACCCACCTCAAGGGCGGagaggccggcgaggcggccgagaaggcccCCAAGTCGTTCGTCATCAAGGTGAGCTACTCAGCCGCCTCCATCAGCTCACCCTCAGTCTGGCACAGTGACAAAATCTGTAGGGTCGCTCGTACGCGACTTCCGCAAGATCATGGAGCCCAACACTGCTACCCGACTCCGCGAGCGACCAGGCGCCCGTCTCC
This window harbors:
- the bet5 gene encoding Transport protein particle subunit bet5, with the protein product MTIYSLYIFDRHCDCVYYHDWHRTRPVRATPNDRPAVHRLSAPQGAQHARESIFSARSATTPIPPIAPSQAVGAGSNAGLPFDEEAKLVYGVVLSLRNMVKKLSGKDEAFTSYKTPQYRLHLYETLTGYKFVLLSDPFADSLRFVLRQLYTGPFIEFVVRNPLIEMDSRTQGIDNDQFRGAVDRHVRGLSIFA
- the mrpl32 gene encoding putative 54S ribosomal protein L32, mitochondrial, which gives rise to MALALARQAVAGPSVLRAAFTLPAVALPSLRLPSLNDILEWGITLAVPKSKISHSRKSMRSAHKGIKNKTNLNHCPACGSVKLSHNLCANCFSQISRRWKKEARAPVGEPRE
- the coa1_1 gene encoding Cytochrome c oxidase assembly factor 1 — encoded protein: MLTRLPVLASRSLLATAARPTATTTSVWRLAPAAAATYATTTADADGSRPRHPPRPPVEPTTFDGKASPRDIHLRPNMRGLPKVPTPWEKERKLNGSATRPAPKATPEAPHEEVFNSPARPRAIYQRPRDLPILKNRIPLYLALAALGLGAWGLFILHATNNERLSSSVVRQISFQLRNSPEVANLLGDGVKFAPNLWGFGEPWIHGSINLMQGRIDLKFRVEGSQKQGTLFFTSIRPQQAASWQILRYKLITDDGEVLRIEDSVRPALSADEAAAVPAAA
- the coa1_1 gene encoding Cytochrome c oxidase assembly factor 1, with product MLTRLPVLASRSLLATAARPTATTTSVWRLAPAAAATYATTTADADGSRPRHPPRPPVEPTTFDGKASPRDIHLRPNMRGLPKVPTPWEKERKLNGSATRPAPKATPEAPHEEVFNSPARPRAIYQRPRDLPILKNRIPLYLALAALGLGAWGLFILHATNNERLSSSVVRQISFQLRNSPEVANLLGDGVKFAPNLWATMTDLAVLYMNTANPTGFGEPWIHGSINLMQGRIDLKFRVEGSQKQGTLFFTSIRPQQAASWQILRYKLITDDGEVLRIEDSVRPALSADEAAAVPAAA